The genomic stretch ACGAGCTGCGCGGCCTGATCCTGCACGGCGCCGGCGGCGAGGTGCTGGGCGAGGTCGTGGACGTGGAGGACGCCGGGCATCAGGACCTGCTGGTCGTGCGGCACGAGGGTGGAGAGTCGTTCGTGCCGCTTCAGGCGCCGTACGTACTGGTGAACCTGAACGACCGCAGGCGCCCGGCGTCGCTGGCGCTCTCGGCGGACGCCCCGGCGGGACTGCTTGAGGCGGATGCCCCTGAGGTCGGCGGCGATGACGCCTGAGCCCACCCCGGACGGTCCGCTGACCTTCTCGTTCCTGACGCTGTTCCCCGAGCTGCTGGTGCCCTTCGCGTCCGAGGCGATCCTCGGGAAGGCGCGCGAGCGGCGGCTGGTGGACGTGAACCTCGTGAACATGCGGGACTTCTCGCAGAACAAACACCTGAAGGTGGACGACACGCCCTACGGGGGCGGGGCGGGCATGGTGATCCGCGTGGACGTCGCCGAGCGGGCGCTGGCGAGCCTGCCGCCCGCCGACGAGGTGATCCTGTTCAGTCCGGCCGGGCAGCCGTTCACGCAGGCGGTCGCGGAGGAACTGGCCGGGAAGGCGCACCTCGTGTTCCTGTGCGGCCGCTACGAGGGCTTCGACGCCCGCGTGGAGGGGCTGGTCACGCGCGAACTGAGCGTCGGCGATTTCGTGATGATGGGCGGTGAGGCCGCCGCCGCGTGCGTGCTGGAGGCCGTGGCCCGTCTGCGGCCCGGCGTGCTGGGCGACGCGGACTCGCACCGGGCGGACTCGTTCAGTTCGGGCCTGCTGGATTACCCCGAGTACACGCGGCCCCTGGAGTGGCAGGCGCAGGAGGTGCCGGAGGTGCTGCGCGGCGGGAACCACGCCGCCATCGGCGCGTGGCGGCGCGAGCAGGCGCTGAAGCGCACGCTGGCCCGCCGCCCGGACCTCCTCGCGTCCGCCCCGCTGACCCCACAGGACAGCGCCACGCTGCTGACCCTGGGCGCCACCCCGGACGACCTGAAGGGCTGGGGCGCGCCCCCTCCCCCACCACCGAAAAAACCGAAACGGAAGAAGACACCGGACGCCACGCCATCCGGGACGTGAGAATCCAGGCAAAACTTCTTTTCTTCTGTGGGATGCGCTCAAGTCGCGCGGGGCGGAACGCGCCAGCATGACAGCCTATGCGCGTTCCGCTGTTTCCCCTGCCGAATCTGGTGCTGTTCCCGGGCGTGGTCCTGCCACTCTACGTGTTCGAGCCCCGGTACCGCACGCTGCTGGCCGACGTGCAGGCCAGCGGGCAGCCGTTCGGAATCGTGCGGATCCTCCAGACGTCCAAGGAGTCGGACCTGCCGTTCCAGGACCGGGTGTCGCGCGTGGGGACCCTGGCGCACCTGCGGCACGCCGATCCGCACGAGGACGGCACGAGCACGATCATCATCGCGGGCGGCGACCGTTTCCAGGTGCAGGACTTCCACACGGACCACCCGTACCTGAGTGCCGACGTGACCCTGTGGCCGCTGGAGGCCGAAGGCGACCTGAGCCCCGCCGAGGCCGAGGGGGCGGCGCAGGCCACCGCGCGTGAACTGCTGTCAGCCCTGCTGCGCCTGAACCCGGAGAACACCGAGGCCCTGCGCGCCGCCGCCCCGGAGGACCCCCTGTTGATCGCCAGTTTCGCCGCGAGTGTCCTGCCGCTGAGCCCCGAGGCCCGCGAGGATGCCCTGCGCGCCCGGACGCTGCTGGACCGGCTGGATCACCTGCTGGGACAGGTGCCTACGACGGCAAAAACGCTGAACTGACGGGCAAGGTCCGAGGGTCCAAGGGTCTGAGGCTGTTCCCCTTATTGATAACGATGTAAATACGAGCTGGTATGCTGGAGGTGTGGCCGAATGGCATCCATCCAAATACTCCCGGGCGCAGCTGGAGGAACGTCGACTGGCGGCGACCCCCTGGCTTCAAGGGGGCCAGCATTCACAGCAGGCGATTGCCGATCACTTCGGCGTGTCCGTACACACCGTCAGTAACTGGAAGAAACGTCTGAAGCGCACCGGCAGTCTCCAGGCAACGGTGACGACAGGACGCCCCTCGCGACTCACCGCCGCCCAGCTTGAACAGGTCCGCACCCTCCTGCGGGAGGGTGCGCTGCACCATGGCTTCCCTGACCCGACCTGGAGCACCAGACGAGTCGCAGACCTGATCGGGCGGCACTTCGACGTGTGGTACCACCCCGATCACGTCCGGAGAATGCTTCGGCAGCTGGGGTTTACGCCCCAGATGCCGGATGGACGGGCAGCAGAACGCAATGAACTCCGGATCGCGTCCTGGAAAGAACAGGTGGCTCCGGAGTTGGGAAAAAAAGGTCGCGCAGGGCGCCACCCTGGTGTACCTGGATGAGGTTGGCTTCTCGCTGAAAGGCGTGCGAAGACGAACGTGGTCGACCAGGGGCGTGACGCCCCTGGTCATACTCCCGGCCAACTGGGAAAAACTCTCGACGATCGGGGCGATCACTTCGGACGGTCGATTCTTCCAGCACACGAAGCCTGGGGCGATCCGGAGTGGGGACGTCACCCGGTTCTTCCAGCATCTGTTGCGCCATGTGCAGGGGAAGATCGTGGTGGTGCTGGACAACGCGGGCATTCACCGAGCGAAGGCAACCCAGGCGTTCGTGGAGCGCCACGAACGCCTGTCGCTGGTGTTTTTGCCGCCGTACGCTCCGGAATTGAATCCGATCGAGCTGGTGTGGGCGTACGTGAAGCGGAATGTGCTGGGGAACTTCTGTGCCCGCTCAGTGGGCATGCTGAAAGCGAAGCTGACGACGGCTTGGCAACGGGTTCGGTACATCGACCTGCCTCAGCATTTGATGGACTCAAACTTATGCCGTTATCAATAGACCCTCGGACCTTCAACTCTTTGGCAGACCACGATTCTGCCCCGCACATAATCCAGTCCACTCTGGTAGGCTGTCTGTCCGATGGCGACGGTGGCGGAATTACGGGAGAAACTGCGGCGACCCCTGGCGGCGGAGCTGGCGTCCGGCTGCCAGAACCGTGTGGTGGCGGGCGGCGTGGAGAAACTGCTGGCCTCACCGCTGGGGAACCCCTTCCCGAAGGTGCGTGAGGCCCTGGCCGGGTACGCGGCCCTGGACGCACAGGGGCGCGAGGTGGCCCTGCGCGCGGCCCTGGACCTGCTGACCGAACCCGATAGCCAGAAGGCCGCGACCCGTGCCGCACCGGTCGCCAAACGGGTCGCCGTGCCCACCGCCGCACCCGGCGAGCGTCTGCCACCGGACGCGCCGGTCGAGCGGCTCGACAGCGGCCCCGGCGGCGCACGCAAGCTGCACACGCTGGGCCTTCACCTGCTGCGCGACGTGCTGCACGCCTACCCCCACCGGCACGAGGACCGCCGCGCCCTGCCCGACCTGTCCGAGGTCGAGGAAGGGCAGAAGGTCACCGTGGAGGGCCGCGTGGTCGCCAAATCCCGCCGCAGCCCCAAGCCCGGCATGCAGATCCTGGACGTGACGCTGGAGACGCCGTCCGGCGGGCGCGTGAAGGCCACGTGGTTCAACCAGCCCTGGGTGGAGAAGCAGCTGCGCGAGGGGGCCCGGCTGGTCCTCACGGGCCGCGTGAAACGCTTCGGGCGCAGCGTGCAGCTGGGTGTGGAGCACCTGGAAACCGTGGACGGCGCGCAGGATTCCCTTTCGACCGGGCGGATCGTGGGCGTGTACGACGCGAAGGACGGCATCTCGCAGGAGTTCCTGCGCCGCGCCGCGTTCCGCACGTTGCAGGCCGTACCACTGGACGATTACCTGCCCGCGCACTGGCGGCGGCAGTACGGCGTGACCGACCTGGGCGACGCGCTGTGGGGCATCCACTTCCCGGCGGACGAGGCGCACCTGAGCCGCGCGAACCACCGCCTGCGCTTCGACGAGTACCTGTTCCTGGAACTGCGCATGCTCCTCCAGGGTGAGGACGCCGTGCTACAGGGCAAACGCTTCAACGCGAAGGGCGACGATATCCACACCTTCGAGGGCGCCCTGCCGTTCCGCTTCACGAACGCGCAGCGGCGCGTCCTGCTGGAAATCACGGACGACATGCGCAGCGACCGCCAGATGGCCCGCCTCGTGCAGGGGGACGTGGGCAGCGGCAAGACCGCCGTGGCCGCCTGCGCGCTGTACCTCGCCGTACGGGACGGCTACCAGGGTGCGCTGATGGCCCCCACCGAGATCCTCGCGCGGCAGCACTACGCGAACCTCGTCGGGTACCTCGGGCAGCTCGACATCCGCGTGGGCCTCCTGATCGGCGCGATGACCCCGAAATCGAAACTGGAAATGCAGACCCGCATCGCGGAGGGGGAGGTGGACGTCGTCGTGGGCACCCAGGCGCTCATTCAGGAGAACGTCCGCTTCGACAACCTCGGGCTGGCCGTCGTGGACGAGGAACACCGCTTCGGCGTGCAGCAGCGCCGCAAACTCCTCGCGGGCCGCCCCGATGTACTCGTCATGAGCGCCACGCCCATCCCCCGTTCGCTGGCGCTCACCGCGTACGGCGACCTGGAACTCAGCATCATCGACGAACTCCCCCCAGGCCGCACGCCCATCGAAACCAAACTCATTCAGGACACCGCTCGGCAGCAGGCCTACGGGTTCGTCATGCGCCAGATCCGCGAAGGACGGCAGGCGTTCGTCGTCACGGCCCTCATCGAGGAAAGCGACACCCTCGAACTCCTCGCCGCCACGCAACTCGCCGACGACCTGAAAACCATCCTCCCCGAAGCGCGCATCGACCTGCTGCACGGCAAGATGAGCGCCGCCGAGAAAGACCACGTGATGGACCGCTTCCGCGCGCACGACTTCGACATCCTCGTGTCCACCACCGTCATCGAGGTCGGCGTGGACGTCCCCAACGCCACCGTCATGGTCATCGAGAACGCCGAACGCTTCGGCCTCGCCCAGCTGCACCAGCTGCGCGGCCGCGTCGGCCGAGGCAGCGCCCAGAGCTACTGCGTCCTGATCGCCGGGGAACACAGCAAGAAGACCCGCCAGCGCCTCAAGATCATCGAGGGCAGCACCGACGGGTTCGTCATCGCCGAGGCCGACCTGAAACTCCGCGGCCCCGGCGAGATCCGCGGCACCCGCCAGAGCGGCATCCCCGACCTGCGCCTCGCGGACCTCGCCAACGACACGCAGATCATCGAACAGGCCCGCGAACTCGCCAAGCACATCCTCGCGCACGACCCAAAACTGGAACACCCCCGCCTCCAGTACCTGCGCAGCGAACTTCAGAACCGCAGCCAGAGCGTCGCCTACCGAGAAGTGATCTGACATGAGTACCACAAGGCATGTGCCCCCGATTCAGAGCGCAGAGGAATTCTTCCGGCTCCGTACGAGTGACTTTCCTGATGAGCAGCTCAGGGCGACGCATGGTGGCGCGCCAGTCGAAGTCTGGTTCGAGGTGATTGCCGAGCATCCTGACATGCGCTTCTGGGTGGCTCACAACAGGACGGTTCCCGATGAGGTGCTGGTGCTCCTCGCCCGCGATCCTGACCCCCGCGTGAGATGGCGGGTGGCTGATCGCCGCTCGTGCCCACCGTCGGTCATGGAGGAGCTCTGCACGGACCCGGACGAAGGCGTGAGGGAACGCCTCTCCTTCAATGCCAGGACGCCTCGCTCCATTCTGGAACGCCTTGAACGGGACCGGGTGGCCCGGATTGCCAAACAGGCCAGGAAGCGCCTCCGCGCTCTAGACACCTCGTGACCCCTCCTCCGCTTGTGGTGTACGTGGATGTGGATGAGACGCTGGTGCGGAACGTGGGGCGGTCACGGGTGCCGATTCCCGGCGCGATCGCGCATGTGCGGGAGCTGGCGGACCAGGGCGCAGAGCTGTACTGCTGGAGTTCCGGTGGGGCCGAGTACGCGCGGAGTAGTGCGCGCGAGGTGGGGCTGGAGGGCGTGTTTACGGCGTTCCTGCCCAAACCGCAGGTCCTGCTGGACGACCAGCGGGTCGAGTCGTGGCGGCGGCTGGTGCAGGTGCATCCGCTGTCCTGTCCGGGTGAGTCGGTGGCGTCGTACCAGTCGGCGCTGGACAACACCCGCCGGTCGGAGCGGTGAGGCCCTGACCGGCGGGTGGGAACGGTTCTGTTGAACCGCTAGGGCTTACTTGATGTTGCCGTTCAGGCCGTTGGGGTAGAAGCCGCCCTTCCTGGCGCCGGGGGCGAGGTAGACGATGTTCAGCACTTCGCGGGTGCTGCGGGGGAACGCGACGCCGTTCGCGTCGGCCGGGGCGATGACGGCGCGGCCGGCGTTGTCGGTGAGGCCCTGATCTTTCATGCCGCCGACCTTGCCACGCAGGTTGCTGATGGCCTGCACGACCTGCCCGACGTACAGTCCGGCGGCGGCGCTGACCTGACGCTGCTGGAAGAGCATGCTGCGGATGGCGCCGCCGTGGTACGCCTCGACGGCGAGGATGCCGGCGGCCGCCTGCAGATACGCGGGGTTGGTGATGAGGGTCGCGGCGCCGTTGTAGGCGGTGACGCCCACGTCCTCGAAGATGAACGCGCCGTGCAGGAAGAACAGGTCGTTGGCGAAGGGGTTGAAGCCGTCGATCTTCCCGCCGCTCGCGGCCTGCCCGGCGGCGCGGAAGGCGCCGTTCAGGTCGATGACGGGGCGGGGTGCGGCGGCCTTGCCGAGCGCGCCGTGCAGGAACTTGACGTGCGCGAGTTCGTCCTCGGCGATGTCACGGGCGAGGGCCTGGACGTTGCCGTCCTTGAACTGCATGCCGCGGTCCTGGTCGAGGCTGGCGGGGAGGATGATGTCGGCGCCGCCGCCGATCTTGCGCAGTTCGTTCACGCGGCCCACGGCGGCGAGGTAGAAGGCCGCTTCGAGGTATTCGAGGTTCAGGGCGAAGTTCAGGACGTCGCCGTCAATGTTCTTGGCGGGGGCGGCGCTGGCGGTGCTGCCCGCGGCGAGGCCCATGGCGGCGGCGCCCAGGCCGAGCTTGCCCAGGAAGCCCATGGCGGCGCGGCGATTCATGGCGGTTTCGTTGGTGGCGTCGGTGATGATCTGCTGTTCGGTGTCGTGGCTCATGGTGGTGCTCCTGGGTGTGGTCGCCCCTGGACGCCGCCTGTCGGGGGGTCCGGTGTGGGGGTGGAGAGGTTGGGGGGTGATGAACCGTCGCCGGGTGGCGGGGTTCGTTCTTGACATCCAGCCATATGCGGGGCGGGGCGGGGTTGGATCACTGCCCGGGTGAACGTGAACGCCACATGAAGGCGAGTGGGGTCGCTAGAGTGGGCGGCATGAGCGATCAGCCCACCCTGTTCGAGCGGATCATCGCGCGGGAGATTCCCAGTGACATCGTGTTCGAGGACGAAAACTACATCGCGATCCGGGATATCGCACCGAAGGCTCCCATTCACCTGCTGGTGATTCCCAAGCGGATGACGCCCCGCGTGGACGCCATCAAGGACGCGGCCGAGATGGGCGACCTGTGGCTGACGGCCGTGAAGGTGGCGCGGCAGCACGCCGAGGACTACCGGCTGGTCGTGAACTGCGGGACCGGGGGCGGCCAGGTCATCTTCCACACGCACGTTCACGTCCTGGCGGGCTGGGAGCACGGCCCGGACAGCGACACCTGATGCCACCGTTCGAGGGGGTGCTGTTCGATCTGGACGGCGTGCTGGTGGACAGCGAGCACCTGGCGGAGGGCGTGTGGGTGCGGACGCTGGCCGAGCACGGCCTGCCCATCGCCGCGAACGAGTTCTCGCATCTGGCGGTCGGGCAGACCTTCCCGAACGTGCTGCTGCGCCTTCAGGAGCTGCACGGCTGGACGGCCACCGACGCGTTCCTGCCGGTGCTGGAGGAAAGGTTCAATCAGGCATTCCATGACCTCCCGGCCATTCAGGGCGCCCAGGACACGCTGCTGGCCCTGCGTGCGGCGGGCATTCCGTTCGCGGTGGCCAGCAACAGTGAACGGGGTCGCCTCCACCTGAAGCTCCGCGCGTCGGGACTGGCGGAACTGGTCGGGACGCACGCCTACGATCCGTCGTGGGTGGGTGGGCGGGGCAAGCCGCACCCCGAGCTGTACGTGTTCGCGGCTGCTCAGCTGGGCGTGGACGTCACGCGCTGCGTGGTCGTCGAGGATTCCGTGCCGGGCGGCACCGCCGGGGTGGCAGCGGGCGCGACCCTGTTCGCGCTGCTCGCCGCCGGGCACATCCACCCGGACAGTTCCGCGCAGATGCAGGCCATCGGGGCCGCGCGGGTACTGCGCTCACACCGGGAGTTGCAGGAGGCGCTGGGCGTCACCACCTCCGCCTGAGCACACGCGGTGATCTCATGGGGGGTGAGGGGGCGTTCATGTGCGCTTCTGACGGCGTTCACACGGTGCTGACGGCTGCATTCTACGCTCCGGCGGGATGGAAGGCTCCGGGCATGACTCAACAGACGTCCACCCAGCCAACCTCCGAGAACATCAAGAAACTGGCCGATCTGATCAAGGGCGTGAAGTTCGCCATGCTGACCGTCCAGACGGCCGAAGGGCACCTGCACGCGCACCCTATGACCACCCAGGAAGTGGAGTTTGACGGGGACATCTGGTTCATTGGCGGGAAGGACACCGAACAGGTCGCCGCGATGCGCGCCCACCCGCAGGTGAACGTCAGCTACGCCCGCCCCGACAAGGGCGTGTACGTCAGCGTGAACGGTAAAGCGAACCTGATCGAGGACCGCGCCAAGCTGGACGAACTCTGGAGCGACATGTACAAGGCGTACTTCCCGCAGGGGAAGGAAGACCCGAACATCCAGCTGATCCACATCGCCGCGAACGGCGCGGAATACTGGGAGAGCGACGGGAAGGTCCGCAACCTCATCCAGATCGCTAAGGGGCTCGTGACCGGCGAGCACGCCCACCAGGGCGAGAACGAGACCGTCAAGCTCTGATCCTGCGGGCACGCACAGTCGAAGAGGGGGAGCCGGTGACCGGTCTCCCCCTCTTCTGCTGCTCACTGATGTGCGTGTCCGGTTACTTGACTTCCTTCAGCACGGCCTGCGTGAGGTCCACGGCGGTGTTCGCGTGGACGATCAGGTTCGTGGCGTTGGCGACGTTCGCGTCCAGCACGATGCTGTACCCGTTGGTCTTCGCGACCTTGGCGACCGCCGTGTTGACCTTGGTGGCCAGCGGTTTGAAGGCCGCCTCGATCTGCTTGACGTACCCGTCGCGGACCTTGGCGTAGTCCTGCTGGGCCTTGGTGAGCGCGGCCTTGTCGGCGGCGCTACCACGGGCGGCCTTGGTGGCCAGGGTCTGCAGGGTGGCCTGACGGGCCTTGAGGTCGGCGCTGGACTTGGTGTTCAGGTCCAGGTACGTCTTGCTGCCACTCATGTTCTTGATGACGTTCTGGACGTTCACGACACCCACGCGGTTCCTGCTCTGCTGCGCGTGGGGGACGGTGGCGAGGAGCGCCAGGGGCGCGAGGATCAGGAAGCGGTTCATGCGAACCTCCTTGCAAGGCGCAGCGCCGGTCGGGCCTGCGGGCAGGCGGCGACCGGCGCTGGGTGGGTTACTTGATGTTCTTGGCGACGGCGGCGGTCAGGTCGGTGTTGTCGTCGGCGTAGATTACGAGGCCGCTCTTGGCGGCGACGGACTTGTCCATGACGATGCTGTAGCCGTTGCTCTTGGCGACGGTGTTCACGGCCTTGTCGACCGCCTGCTCGATCTCGGTGATCTTGGGATCGATCTGCTTGTCGTAGTCCGCGGCCTTGGCCTGGATGGTCTTCACGAGCTGCTCGCGGGTCTGCTTCTCGGCGGCGGTGGCGCTGGCGCCCTTGGCGTCGATGGCCTTGATCTGCTTGTCGATCGCGCCGAGTTCCGCTTCGGCCTTCGCCTGGATGTCCTTGATGCTCTTGTCGTTGGGGTGGGCGGCCAGGAGCTTGCTGACGTCCACGAACGCGACCTTCTGGGGCGTGGTCTGCGCGTGGGGGGCGACCATGCCGAGGCCGAATGCGGCGGCGAGGGCCACGGGGGCCACGAGTTTCGCGCTGATCTTCATGCCTGGAAACGTAGCACGCGGCATTCTGAGCCGAATGAAGGGCACCTGACGCGCGTCACATGCGCTTCCCATCCGTCAGGGCGGGACGTTCTGGCCGCCCCCGCGCGCCCGGGCTGGGTACACTGCGGGCATGCTCGTTCGCGACTGGATGACCCGCAACCCGGTGACCGTCACCCCCGACACACCCGTGATGGACGCCCTGAAAATCCTCAAGGAGGGCGGATTCCGCCGCCTGCCGGTCCTGGACGGGCACGGGCGGCTGGTGGGCATCACGACCCGCAAGGACCTGAAGGACGCCATGCCCAGCAAGGCCACGACCCTCAGCGTGTGGGAACTGAACTACCTGCTGAGCAAGCTGACGGTGGACGAGATGATGGCCCGCCCGGTCATCACCGCCGCCGAGGGCGAGTACATGGAGGACGCCGCGCTGCGGATGCAGGAGCATCACGTGGGCGGCCTGCCGGTCCTGAACGACGCGGGGCAGCTGAGCGGCATCATCACGACCATGGACATCCTGCGGGCGTTCACGGGCATCCTGGGCATGCGCGAGGGCGGGCAGCGCCTGACGCTGGACATGCCGGACGTGCCGGGCAGCCTGGAAAAGGCCACGCACGCGATCCTGCCGAGCAACATCATCAGCGTCGCGACATTCGGCGGGGAGAACGGCCGCCGCCGCTTCGTGATGCGCGTCAGTGGCGAGGGCGTGCGGGACGTCCGCGACCGCGTGCGCGCGGCGGGCATCGACGTGCTGGACTGAACACAGGACAGAGGGAGGCCCGGTGTGTAACGCACCGGGCCTCCTCTGCTTGCCGCCTACAGCAGGCTGAACGCGTACTCGCCCATCAGGCGCGGAATGTTCACGCCGGTCGTGGCGACCGAGTTCTTGAACTCCATGGTGTGGTTGATCTCGATGATCTTCAGGCCGCCCCACTCGTTCTGCGCGCCGGGGTCCTCGACGAGGTCGATGGCGACGATCTGCCCCTGCACAGCGGCGGCGGCCTTCTGGGCGAGGTCGGCGATCTCGGGCGTGACGGGGCAGTTGCTGGCCTTCGCGCCGCGCGCGGTGTTCGTGATCCAGTGTTCGCTGGTGCGGTAGATCGCGCCGATGCACGTTCCGCCCACCACGAACGCACGGATGTCCCGGCCGGGCTTGTTGATGAGTTCCTGCACGTAGAAGATCCCGTGCTGCGGCCCACCCAGGACTTCCTTGTGCTCAATGACGGCCTCGGCGGCGGCGCGGTCGTTCAGGCGGCTGACCATGCGGCCCCAGGAGCCCACGGTGGGTTTCAGGACGACCGGGTAGCCCATGTCCTCAATGAGTTGCAGGGCGGTGTCGCCATCGAAGGCCACGCCGGTGCGGGGCGTGGGCAGGCCGTGGGCGTGCAGGGCAGCGTTCGTGGCGAGCTTGTCGCCGCACAGTTCGATGACGTGCGCGGGGTTGATGACCTTCACCCCGAAGCCCTCCAGCGCGCGGGTCACGCCGTGGCCGCGGCTCTGGCTGACGCAGCGTTCGATGGCGACCTTCCAGGGCACGCCCGCGCGGCCCTGCTCGTCGAAGGTGACCTTCAATTGCGGGGTGTAGACCTTGTCGTAGGGAACGCCGAGGTCGTCGAGGGCCTCGAAGAGCATCTTCTCGTCGGGGCGGATGCGGTCGTACAGGACGGCGAGGTCGGCCATGCTGGTCTCCTGGGGGAAAGCGGGCGGGCGGTCAGGCGTCGCGGCACCGGGGTGCCTGGGCCTGACCGCCCGCTGTGTCCGCTTTACTCGCCCCAGTCCTCCGCTTCCTGAGGGGCGGCTTCGAGGCGGGGCGGGTCGATGGAGACGACCTCGTATTCCACGCCGGTCTCGTCGTCGATGACGAGTTCGCCCAGTTCGGGGTTGGTCAGTTCGATGGTCGCGCCGGTATCGGGGTTTTCAAATTGAATGGTAGCCATAATCACTCCTTGCGTTTGATAGGCTAAACGATATCTCTCTTATCGTTTGTTATTGTCTAGGGGACTCAACTTTCCTCGTCCGCCAGTTCCAGCTCGAACTTTGCACGGCAGTGCGGACAGGTCATGAGTGCGACCTCCACGCCGTCCTGCGCGCGGGTCATCGGGGCCGCCTGAAGCATCTCGGCCGTCACCTCGAACTCCTCGTCGCAGTTCGGGCAGGTCGTCATGGCGCCCAGCAGTTCCAGTTCGAAGTCCTCGCCACCGTCGTTGCGGGTCACCTCCATTTCCGAATGACAGGAGGAACACACGATCACGTCCCCCACCTGAAGCTCCGCGCGGTCCTGGTCGGTCAGTTCCAGCACCTCGGCACAGATGGGGCAGTCAATCTCAAGAGTCGCCATGCGCCCAGTGTAGGGCCCCCGCTTCAGGCAGGCTCGCCCGGGAAGCGCCCGTGCTTCTTGAAGAACGCCAGGATGCTCCCCTCGGCCAGCGCCTCACGCAGGAACTCCGGCGGGGGCGGCAGCTGCACCGTCCCGCCCGCGTACGTCAGGACGCCCGTGGGCACGTCCAGGGACACCTCGTCCCCGTCCTCCAGCAGCCCGGTCAGGTCGTACTCGAACGCCGGGATGCCAAGGTTCAGGAGGTTGCGGTAATGGATACGCGCGAAACTCGGCGCGACGATCCCGCCCACCTGCAACTTCTTCAGCGCCTGCGGGGCGTACTCGCGGCTGCTGCCCAGCCCCCAGTTGCGGCCCCCGATCAGCACGTCACCGGGCTGCACCTGCGCCGCGAACTCCGGGCGGATGTAATGGAACGCGAACGTCTGGAACACGTCCTCGCCCGCCATGAACGGCGCGAATTTGCCCGGCAGGATGTCGTCGGTATTCACGCTGTCGCCAAATTTCCAGATTCTCGGCATGCTGGGTTACTCCTGGCCCGAACGGCCTGAATGGTCAAGGGGGATAGAGGTCGGGCGGGGCAACACCACGCAGCCGAACGAGTCCGGCCAGGACAGGAACGCCTGCACCGCCTGCATCTGCTCGGGCGTGCAGCCGAGCAGCAGTTTGAGTTCCGTGTCGCGTTTGCGGACGTCCACGGTGGCGACCACGCCCGTCACAGTGCGCGCACCGGAGTGACCTAGGAACACGTCGATCTCCGCGCCGTCGCCGGAGGTCGTGCCGCGCAGCGACCCGTAGTCGAGCGGGTAGCGAGTGTCCGAGAAGCGTGGGTGGGCCGACCCGGCGGGACGCTCCACGACTACCTCGGCACCCACCATGAGAGTGTCGAGCACTGCCCAGAAGTTCGGGTCGGTCACGCACTCACCTTGGTGTTCAGGACGTCCTCGGGCAGCGCGACGCGGCCCATGACGGCGGTCGCGGCGGCCACGGCGGGCGACGCGAGGTAGATGCGGGCGTCCTTGTCGCCCATCCGCCCGATGAAGTTGCGGTTACTGGTGCTGACGCAGACCTCGCCGGGCGCCAGGACGCCCTGGTGGCGGCCCATGCACGGCCCGCAGCCGGGGGTGCCCAGGACTGCCCCGGCGCGTTGCAGGGTCAGGAGGGTCCCGTCGGCCATGGCGTCCTCCATGACCTGACTGCTGGCCGGGATGACCAGCAGGCGGGTGCCGGGGGCGACGCGCCGTCCGCGCAACACGTCGGCGGCGGCGTGCAGGTCCTCGATGCGCCCGTTCGTGCAGGTGCCGATGAACACCTGATCCACGTGCACGTCGCGGAGGTCCTCACGCAGCTGGGCGACGTCGAACACGTTGTCCACCTCGCTGGGGGCACTCATGCGGGGGTTCAGGGTGCCCAGGTCGATCTCGATGCTCTGCACGTACGTGGCGCCCTCGTCCGGGTAGACCCATTCGGGGATGTCGTAGCCGTACGCGGTGAGGATCTCGCCGCCGGGGACGACCAGTCCGGCCTTCGCGCCGGCCTCCA from Deinococcus soli (ex Cha et al. 2016) encodes the following:
- the trmD gene encoding tRNA (guanosine(37)-N1)-methyltransferase TrmD; amino-acid sequence: MTPEPTPDGPLTFSFLTLFPELLVPFASEAILGKARERRLVDVNLVNMRDFSQNKHLKVDDTPYGGGAGMVIRVDVAERALASLPPADEVILFSPAGQPFTQAVAEELAGKAHLVFLCGRYEGFDARVEGLVTRELSVGDFVMMGGEAAAACVLEAVARLRPGVLGDADSHRADSFSSGLLDYPEYTRPLEWQAQEVPEVLRGGNHAAIGAWRREQALKRTLARRPDLLASAPLTPQDSATLLTLGATPDDLKGWGAPPPPPPKKPKRKKTPDATPSGT
- a CDS encoding IS630 family transposase (programmed frameshift), translating into MAEWHPSKYSRAQLEERRLAATPWLQGGQHSQQAIADHFGVSVHTVSNWKKRLKRTGSLQATVTTGRPSRLTAAQLEQVRTLLREGALHHGFPDPTWSTRRVADLIGRHFDVWYHPDHVRRMLRQLGFTPQMPDGRAAERNELRIASWKEQVAPELEKKVAQGATLVYLDEVGFSLKGVRRRTWSTRGVTPLVILPANWEKLSTIGAITSDGRFFQHTKPGAIRSGDVTRFFQHLLRHVQGKIVVVLDNAGIHRAKATQAFVERHERLSLVFLPPYAPELNPIELVWAYVKRNVLGNFCARSVGMLKAKLTTAWQRVRYIDLPQHLMDSNLCRYQ
- a CDS encoding DUF705 domain-containing protein, whose amino-acid sequence is MTPPPLVVYVDVDETLVRNVGRSRVPIPGAIAHVRELADQGAELYCWSSGGAEYARSSAREVGLEGVFTAFLPKPQVLLDDQRVESWRRLVQVHPLSCPGESVASYQSALDNTRRSER
- the recG gene encoding ATP-dependent DNA helicase RecG — translated: MATVAELREKLRRPLAAELASGCQNRVVAGGVEKLLASPLGNPFPKVREALAGYAALDAQGREVALRAALDLLTEPDSQKAATRAAPVAKRVAVPTAAPGERLPPDAPVERLDSGPGGARKLHTLGLHLLRDVLHAYPHRHEDRRALPDLSEVEEGQKVTVEGRVVAKSRRSPKPGMQILDVTLETPSGGRVKATWFNQPWVEKQLREGARLVLTGRVKRFGRSVQLGVEHLETVDGAQDSLSTGRIVGVYDAKDGISQEFLRRAAFRTLQAVPLDDYLPAHWRRQYGVTDLGDALWGIHFPADEAHLSRANHRLRFDEYLFLELRMLLQGEDAVLQGKRFNAKGDDIHTFEGALPFRFTNAQRRVLLEITDDMRSDRQMARLVQGDVGSGKTAVAACALYLAVRDGYQGALMAPTEILARQHYANLVGYLGQLDIRVGLLIGAMTPKSKLEMQTRIAEGEVDVVVGTQALIQENVRFDNLGLAVVDEEHRFGVQQRRKLLAGRPDVLVMSATPIPRSLALTAYGDLELSIIDELPPGRTPIETKLIQDTARQQAYGFVMRQIREGRQAFVVTALIEESDTLELLAATQLADDLKTILPEARIDLLHGKMSAAEKDHVMDRFRAHDFDILVSTTVIEVGVDVPNATVMVIENAERFGLAQLHQLRGRVGRGSAQSYCVLIAGEHSKKTRQRLKIIEGSTDGFVIAEADLKLRGPGEIRGTRQSGIPDLRLADLANDTQIIEQARELAKHILAHDPKLEHPRLQYLRSELQNRSQSVAYREVI
- a CDS encoding LON peptidase substrate-binding domain-containing protein, whose protein sequence is MRVPLFPLPNLVLFPGVVLPLYVFEPRYRTLLADVQASGQPFGIVRILQTSKESDLPFQDRVSRVGTLAHLRHADPHEDGTSTIIIAGGDRFQVQDFHTDHPYLSADVTLWPLEAEGDLSPAEAEGAAQATARELLSALLRLNPENTEALRAAAPEDPLLIASFAASVLPLSPEAREDALRARTLLDRLDHLLGQVPTTAKTLN